In Streptomyces canus, one DNA window encodes the following:
- a CDS encoding ATP-binding protein — protein sequence MTLAADRAALLAFPPQGLDESGSGPMVWNGVQQASGRSPAMVGRHAEREAIGRLLDAVRDGLSGALVLTGEPGIGKTRLLDHAAARAGGLRVVRLTAVEQETGLGFGALHRLLRPFLNRAARLPEPQGAALNAALGLAKGSPADRYLVGLATLTLLSEVAADQPLLLLVDDAQWLDRESAEALAFAARRLHADSLGLIVAVRDALGGAGLFDALGAHAVTGLPESEAKVLLSFGTRRVDPAVADRIVAGTGGNPLALLELADALAAEQLSGIAPLPDPLPVGRLLKDHFQRLVRALPPETEALLLLLAAAPAGDTGMMWRAAGRLGLSARAAEPAVLAGILGRGMPTAFRHPLIRSTVYAGAEPAARRRTHAALAAACDAVRDADRRAWHRAEAACEGVDDKVADDLEAASERARSRGGYSQQALFLSRAADFTGDPGQRAERLLDAAQAHLISGDASAARTALDLAGADIRGPVMRTRELRIRATAQMFGIVVADVPAMLMDAITGLGPQDPRLTWELLCEALHAALVAHGGTQGTSLTEVAAAVAAVPHRPDTVAYGRDLLMEGLARRVAGGYAHGVPVLRTALDRLRNAREIGDANSPFAVMLSMACDDLWDVQAERDIAGRLAAADRDAGALYALGMTLLVEARCELWDGRFAEAEVRYAEFEDIAADTGFRGGGDINRLHLFALTGREAELRAAVRRAAEMRGIGHGLLGLLARHALTLFELGRGRYRQALEHARAVFEEDPLACGSHVLPLLVEAAVRTGDRAGAGEAMARLEERAPLAGTPWALGALALGRALTADGDAAEKFYQESVELLGRVPVALEQARARLLFGEWLRRGKRRSEARTQLRAAYESFDAFGAMPYAERARIELLATGETARRRTEETRFDLTPRERQVASMAASGLTNAEIATRLFVTTSTVEFHMNKVFRKLGVTSRKQIPRAIGAPGSDPGASGT from the coding sequence ATGACGCTCGCCGCCGACCGCGCGGCGCTCCTAGCGTTCCCCCCACAGGGTCTCGACGAGTCGGGGAGCGGTCCCATGGTGTGGAACGGCGTCCAACAGGCATCCGGGCGGTCCCCTGCGATGGTCGGCCGTCACGCGGAACGGGAGGCCATAGGACGGCTCCTCGACGCCGTACGCGACGGCCTGAGCGGAGCCCTGGTCCTGACCGGCGAACCCGGAATCGGCAAGACCCGGCTGCTGGATCACGCCGCGGCCCGGGCCGGGGGCCTGCGCGTGGTCCGTCTGACCGCGGTCGAGCAGGAGACCGGTCTCGGCTTCGGCGCGCTGCACCGGCTGCTGCGGCCGTTCCTGAACCGGGCGGCCCGGCTGCCCGAGCCGCAGGGGGCCGCACTGAACGCGGCTCTGGGCCTGGCGAAGGGGTCCCCCGCGGACCGCTACCTGGTCGGACTGGCGACGCTGACCCTGTTGTCGGAGGTCGCCGCCGATCAGCCCCTGCTCCTCCTGGTGGACGACGCGCAGTGGCTGGACCGGGAGTCGGCCGAGGCGCTGGCGTTCGCCGCTCGCCGGCTGCATGCCGACTCCCTGGGCCTGATCGTCGCCGTCCGCGATGCGCTCGGCGGCGCGGGCCTGTTCGACGCGCTGGGCGCGCACGCCGTGACCGGTCTGCCCGAGTCCGAGGCCAAGGTGCTGCTCTCCTTCGGCACCCGTCGGGTGGACCCGGCCGTGGCCGACCGGATCGTCGCCGGGACCGGCGGCAATCCGCTCGCGCTGCTGGAACTGGCCGACGCCCTCGCTGCCGAGCAGCTGTCCGGTATCGCCCCGCTGCCCGATCCACTGCCGGTGGGCCGCCTGCTGAAGGACCATTTCCAGCGCCTCGTCCGAGCCCTGCCGCCGGAGACCGAAGCCCTGTTGCTGCTGCTCGCGGCGGCTCCTGCGGGAGACACGGGGATGATGTGGCGGGCGGCCGGGAGGCTGGGCCTGTCGGCCCGCGCCGCCGAGCCGGCGGTCCTCGCGGGCATTCTCGGCCGGGGCATGCCGACGGCCTTCCGGCATCCTCTGATCCGCTCCACGGTGTACGCCGGAGCCGAACCCGCAGCACGCCGCCGGACCCATGCGGCACTGGCCGCCGCCTGCGACGCCGTACGGGACGCCGACCGCCGTGCCTGGCACCGGGCCGAAGCCGCCTGCGAGGGCGTGGACGACAAGGTCGCCGACGATCTGGAGGCCGCCTCCGAGCGAGCCCGCTCCCGCGGCGGTTACTCCCAGCAGGCGCTGTTCCTGTCGCGTGCCGCCGACTTCACCGGTGACCCGGGCCAACGCGCCGAGCGGCTCCTCGACGCGGCGCAGGCCCATCTGATCTCGGGCGACGCGTCGGCGGCACGGACCGCGCTGGACCTGGCCGGCGCCGACATCCGTGGCCCGGTGATGCGCACGCGCGAGCTGCGCATACGGGCGACCGCGCAGATGTTCGGGATCGTCGTCGCCGACGTCCCCGCGATGCTGATGGACGCCATAACCGGGCTCGGTCCGCAGGACCCACGGCTGACCTGGGAGCTGCTCTGTGAGGCGCTGCACGCCGCGCTGGTCGCCCACGGCGGTACGCAGGGCACGTCGTTGACCGAGGTCGCGGCGGCCGTTGCCGCCGTCCCGCACCGTCCGGACACCGTCGCGTACGGCCGTGACCTGCTGATGGAGGGTCTCGCCCGGCGCGTGGCCGGGGGCTACGCACACGGCGTGCCCGTGCTGCGCACCGCCCTGGACCGGCTGCGGAACGCCCGCGAGATCGGGGACGCGAACAGTCCGTTCGCGGTGATGCTGTCCATGGCCTGCGACGATCTGTGGGACGTCCAGGCCGAGCGCGACATCGCCGGCCGGCTGGCGGCGGCGGACCGCGACGCCGGCGCGCTGTACGCGCTGGGCATGACGCTGCTCGTCGAGGCGCGCTGCGAACTCTGGGACGGACGGTTCGCGGAGGCGGAGGTCCGCTACGCCGAGTTCGAGGACATTGCGGCCGACACCGGTTTCCGCGGCGGCGGGGACATCAACCGGCTCCACCTCTTCGCCCTGACCGGCCGGGAGGCGGAGTTGCGGGCGGCGGTGCGCCGCGCGGCGGAGATGAGGGGCATCGGCCACGGTCTGCTCGGGCTCCTGGCGCGGCACGCTCTGACCCTGTTCGAGCTGGGGCGGGGCCGCTACCGGCAGGCGCTGGAGCACGCGCGCGCGGTTTTCGAGGAGGACCCCCTGGCCTGCGGCAGTCACGTTCTCCCGCTGCTCGTGGAGGCCGCTGTGCGCACCGGCGACCGAGCGGGTGCCGGCGAGGCCATGGCCCGGCTGGAGGAACGCGCCCCGCTCGCCGGTACGCCCTGGGCCCTGGGCGCCCTGGCCCTCGGCCGGGCACTGACAGCCGACGGAGACGCAGCCGAGAAGTTCTACCAGGAGTCGGTCGAACTGCTGGGGCGGGTTCCCGTGGCGCTGGAACAGGCCCGGGCCCGGCTGCTGTTCGGTGAGTGGCTGCGCCGGGGCAAGCGGCGTTCCGAGGCCAGGACACAGCTGCGTGCCGCGTACGAGAGCTTCGACGCCTTCGGCGCGATGCCGTACGCCGAACGGGCCCGGATCGAGTTGCTGGCCACCGGTGAGACGGCCCGCAGGCGGACCGAGGAGACCAGGTTCGATCTCACGCCCCGGGAACGGCAGGTGGCCTCCATGGCCGCTTCGGGGCTGACGAACGCGGAGATCGCGACGCGGTTGTTCGTGACCACGTCGACCGTGGAGTTCCATATGAACAAGGTGTTCCGCAAGCTCGGCGTCACCTCTCGCAAGCAGATACCCCGCGCGATCGGCGCACCGGGGTCCGACCCCGGTGCGAGCGGCACATGA